A window from Suncus etruscus isolate mSunEtr1 chromosome 18, mSunEtr1.pri.cur, whole genome shotgun sequence encodes these proteins:
- the PGK2 gene encoding phosphoglycerate kinase 2: MSLSTKLTLDKLDVKGKRVLMRVDYNVPMKNNQITNNQRIRASLPSIKYCLDNGATSVVLMSHLGRPDGVPMPDKYSLEPVAAELKSLLEMDVLFLKDCVGPEVENACANPASGSVILLENLRFHVEEEGKGQDAAGNKLKAEEAQIKTFRDSLSKLGDVYVNDAFGTAHRAHSSMVGINLPLKASGFLMKKELEYFAKALEDPQKPFLAILGGAKVADKIQLIKNMLDKVSDMIIGGGMAYTFLKILKNMEIGNSLFDPEGATIVREIMDKAKTNGVKITFPVDFIIADKFDENANVGKATVASGIPTDWMGLDCGPKTNKKNAQVVAKAKLIVWNGPLGVFEWEAFATGTKFLMDEIVKATSNGCVTIVGGGDTATCCEKWNTENKVSHVSTGGGASLELLEGKVLPGVAALSNL, translated from the coding sequence ATGTCTCTTTCAACGAAATTAACTTTGGACAAACTGGATGTTAAAGGAAAGAGAGTTCTCATGAGAGTAGACTACAATGTTCCCATGAAGAATAACCAGATCACAAACAACCAGAGAATCAGGGCTTCCCTCCCTAGTATAAAATATTGTCTGGATAATGGAGCCACTTCAGTAGTTCTTATGAGCCACCTAGGTAGACCTGATGGAGTTCCCATGCCTGATAAATATTCCCTGGAGCCTGTCGCTGCTGAGCTCAAATCCCTGCTGGAAATGGATGTACTGTTCCTCAAGGACTGTGTGGGTCCAGAAGTGGAGAATGCTTGTGCCAACCCAGCTTCTGGGTCAGTTATTCTGTTGGAGAATCTGCGCTTTCATGTAGAAGAAGAAGGGAAAGGTCAAGACGCTGCTGGAAATAAGCTCAAAGCTGAAGAAGCTCAAATAAAGACCTTCCGAGACTCTCTGTCCAAGCTAGGTGATGTTTATGTCAATGACGCTTTTGGTACTGCTCACAGAGCCCATAGTTCCATGGTGGGAATCAATCTACCCCTGAAGGCATCTGGGTTTCTGATGAAGAAGGAACTGGAATACTTTGCTAAAGCTTTGGAAGACCCACAGAAACCCTTTCTGGCTATACTTGGTGGAGCCAAAGTTGCAGACAAGATACAACTCATCAAAAATATGTTGGATAAGGTTAGTGACATGATTATTGGTGGTGGAATGGCTTATACCTTTCTCAAGATACTTAAGAACATGGAGATTGGTAATTCCCTATTCGATCCAGAGGGAGCTACAATTGTCCGGGAAATCATGGACAAAGCTAAAACTAATGGTGTAAAAATTACCTTCCCGGTGGACTTTATCATTGCTGACAAATTTGATGAGAATGCCAATGTTGGTAAAGCCACTGTAGCATCAGGTATACCTACTGACTGGATGGGCTTGGATTGTGGTCCTAAGACTAACAAGAAGAATGCTCAAGTTGTGGCCAAAGCCAAGCTAATTGTGTGGAATGGACCTTTAGGTGTATTTGAATGGGAAGCTTTTGCTACCGGAACCAAATTCCTCATGGATGAAATTGTGAAAGCCACCTCCAATGGCTGTGTCACTATTGTAGGTGGCGGGGACACTGCTACTTGCTGTGAAAAATGGAACACTGAAAATAAAGTCAGCCATGTGAGCACTGGAGGAGGTGCCAGTCTAGAGCTTCTGGAAGGCAAAGTCCTTCCTGGAGTAGCTGCTCTCAGCAACCTGTAG